One genomic segment of Rhinopithecus roxellana isolate Shanxi Qingling chromosome 6, ASM756505v1, whole genome shotgun sequence includes these proteins:
- the LRRC61 gene encoding leucine-rich repeat-containing protein 61, protein MEPPGEKTGEAGGLQITPQLLKSRTGEFSLESILLLKLRCVGLADLGCLGECLGLEWLDLSGNALTHLGPLASLRQLAVLNVSNNRLTGLEPLATCENLQSLNAAGNLLATPGQLQCLAGLPCLEYLRLRDPLARLSNPLCASPSYWAAVRELLPGLKAVDGERVIGRGSEFYQLCRDLDSSLRPSSSSGPRATEAQPWVEPGYWESWPSQSSSILEEACRQFQDTLQECWDLERQASDSLAQAEQALNSAGPTSSFVF, encoded by the coding sequence ATGGAGCCTCCAGGGGAGAAGACGGGAGAGGCTGGCGGGCTGCAAATCACGCCCCAGCTGCTGAAGTCGCGCACAGGCGAGTTCTCCCTGGAGTCCATCCTGCTGCTGAAGCTGCGTTGCGTGGGACTGGCCGACCTGGGCTGCCTGGGAGAGTGCCTGGGCCTGGAGTGGCTGGACCTATCAGGCAACGCGCTTACCCACCTGGGCCCGCTGGCCTCCTTGCGCCAGCTGGCCGTGCTCAATGTCTCCAACAATCGGCTAACGGGCCTGGAGCCACTGGCCACCTGTGAGAACTTGCAGAGTCTCAATGCCGCAGGCAACCTACTGGCCACCCCGGGCCAGCTGCAGTGTCTGGCCGGGCTACCGTGCCTGGAGTACCTGCGGCTCCGAGACCCTTTGGCCCGGCTCAGCAACCCGCTCTGTGCCAGCCCCTCCTACTGGGCTGCAGTCCGGGAGCTGCTGCCTGGCCTGAAAGCCGTCGACGGTGAGCGTGTGATTGGGCGTGGTAGTGAGTTCTACCAGCTGTGCCGAGACCTGGACAGCTCCTTGCGTCCCAGCTCCAGTTCCGGCCCCAGAGCCACCGAGGCCCAGCCCTGGGTGGAGCCAGGCTACTGGGAGTCCTGGCCCAGCCAGAGCAGCTCCATCCTGGAGGAGGCCTGCCGGCAGTTCCAGGACACACTGCAGGAGTGCTGGGACCTGGAACGCCAGGCCAGCGACAGCCTGGCCCAGGCGGAGCAGGCACTCAACTCTGCGGGCCCCACCTCTTCCTTCGTCTTCTGA
- the RARRES2 gene encoding retinoic acid receptor responder protein 2 isoform X1 gives MRRLLIPLALWLGAVGVGVAELTEAQRRGLQVALEEFHKHPPVQWAFQETGVDSAVDTHFPAGIFVRLEFKLQQTSCRKRDWKKLQCKVRPNGRKRKCLACIKLGSEGKVLGRMVHCPIETQVLREPEEHQETQCIRVQQAGEDPHSFYFPGQFAFSKALPHS, from the exons ATGCGACGGCTGCTGATCCCGCTGGCcctgtggctgggcgcggtgggcgTGGGCGTCGCCGAGCTCACGGAAGCCCAGCGCCGGGGCCTGCAGGTGGCCCTGGAGGAATTTCACAAGCACCCGCCCGTGCAGTGGGCCTTCCAGGAGACCGGTGTGGATAGCGCCGTGGACACG CACTTCCCAGCTGGAATATTTGTGAGGCTGGAATTTAAGCTCCAGCAGACAAGCTGCCGGAAGAGGGACTGGAAGAAACTCCAGTGCAAAGTCAGGCCCAATGGG AGGAAACGGAAATGCCTGGCCTGCATCAAACTGGGCTCTGAGGGCAAAGTTCTGGGCCGGATGGTCCACTGTCCCATAGAGACACAGGTTCTGCGG GAGCCTGAGGAGCACCAGGAGACCCAGTGCATCAGGGTGCAGCAGGCTGGTGAGGACCCCCACAGCTTCTACTTCCCTGGACAGTTTGCCTTCTCCAAGGCCCTACCCCACAGCTGA
- the RARRES2 gene encoding retinoic acid receptor responder protein 2 isoform X2 produces MRRLLIPLALWLGAVGVGVAELTEAQRRGLQVALEEFHKHPPVQWAFQETGVDSAVDTHFPAGIFVRLEFKLQQTSCRKRDWKKLQCKVRPNGEPEEHQETQCIRVQQAGEDPHSFYFPGQFAFSKALPHS; encoded by the exons ATGCGACGGCTGCTGATCCCGCTGGCcctgtggctgggcgcggtgggcgTGGGCGTCGCCGAGCTCACGGAAGCCCAGCGCCGGGGCCTGCAGGTGGCCCTGGAGGAATTTCACAAGCACCCGCCCGTGCAGTGGGCCTTCCAGGAGACCGGTGTGGATAGCGCCGTGGACACG CACTTCCCAGCTGGAATATTTGTGAGGCTGGAATTTAAGCTCCAGCAGACAAGCTGCCGGAAGAGGGACTGGAAGAAACTCCAGTGCAAAGTCAGGCCCAATGGG GAGCCTGAGGAGCACCAGGAGACCCAGTGCATCAGGGTGCAGCAGGCTGGTGAGGACCCCCACAGCTTCTACTTCCCTGGACAGTTTGCCTTCTCCAAGGCCCTACCCCACAGCTGA